A part of Patescibacteria group bacterium genomic DNA contains:
- a CDS encoding DUF268 domain-containing protein — protein sequence MNIPKQLKKSRLLRQNFRLIRKKIFWAKSYFSFIIDFLSFKKNNDARFPLRWSNRFPCLGEATATTNFDAHYIYHPAWAARILAQTKPEFHVDISSSLTFCSLVSAFLPVKFFDYRPANLKLSGLECNHADLLKLPFPDNSVKSLSCMHTIEHVGLGRYGDPIDPIGDLKAMAELTRVLAPGGNFLFAVPIGQPKLMFNAHRIYSYQMIIDAFKDLKLNNFTLIPSANNREPNFSATKEDSDKENYACGCFWFTK from the coding sequence ATGAATATTCCCAAACAACTTAAAAAGTCACGATTACTGCGCCAAAATTTTCGCCTGATCAGAAAAAAAATATTTTGGGCAAAATCATATTTTTCTTTTATCATTGACTTTCTTTCTTTTAAAAAAAATAATGATGCCAGGTTTCCTCTTAGATGGTCCAATCGTTTTCCTTGCCTCGGAGAAGCTACCGCGACGACTAACTTTGACGCGCATTATATTTATCATCCGGCCTGGGCGGCGAGAATTTTGGCTCAAACCAAGCCGGAATTTCATGTCGACATCTCCTCGTCATTAACGTTCTGCTCGCTTGTCTCTGCTTTTTTGCCGGTAAAATTCTTCGATTATCGCCCTGCCAATCTTAAATTATCCGGGCTGGAATGCAATCACGCCGATTTATTAAAACTCCCCTTCCCTGATAATAGCGTCAAATCGCTTTCCTGCATGCACACCATTGAGCATGTCGGGTTGGGGCGCTATGGCGACCCGATCGACCCGATCGGAGACTTGAAAGCGATGGCCGAATTAACCAGAGTTTTGGCACCCGGAGGAAATTTTCTTTTTGCCGTACCGATCGGCCAACCGAAATTAATGTTCAACGCCCATCGGATTTATTCTTACCAAATGATCATTGACGCTTTTAAAGATTTAAAATTAAACAATTTTACCTTGATTCCCTCCGCAAACAATCGCGAGCCGAACTTTTCCGCGACCAAAGAAGATTCCGACAAGGAAAATTACGCCTGCGGCTGTTTTTGGTTCACGAAATAA
- a CDS encoding WavE lipopolysaccharide synthesis family protein has translation MPIKKYLLELGKKIIYQAEKLSGFLFTYQLRPISAEKVKMNPVIFSVLPPCAIVMQGRILAEKNFTRETLKIYRRNFPAAIFILSTQEGENPEDLDQIKKLGVEIIINKKPAYGGIGNVNYQIILSSAGMKRAKEMGAEYALKTRTDQRFYSPSCLEYFINLQKSFPIPPGYGQKERIIGISLDTFRNRLHEISDMLVFGQIDDMLIYWNIPLETPEYAAALAAENAKVAAGKREAIKEGEFPLCEKKFTAHFLTAIGRPPIWTREDSYQTLADHFCIVDADDLDLYWHKYARLRERRHYFYDQENSGDKQELSFAEWLNIYSAFHNKN, from the coding sequence ATGCCAATAAAAAAATATCTGCTGGAGCTGGGGAAAAAAATTATTTATCAAGCCGAGAAGCTATCCGGCTTTTTATTTACTTACCAGCTGCGCCCGATCAGCGCGGAAAAAGTAAAAATGAACCCGGTAATTTTTTCCGTTCTGCCGCCTTGCGCCATCGTGATGCAGGGGCGGATCCTCGCGGAAAAAAATTTCACCCGGGAAACCCTGAAAATCTATCGCCGCAATTTTCCCGCCGCCATCTTTATTCTTTCCACTCAAGAAGGTGAAAATCCGGAAGATCTTGATCAAATAAAAAAACTCGGCGTGGAAATAATCATCAACAAAAAACCGGCTTATGGCGGGATAGGAAACGTCAACTACCAGATAATTTTATCTTCTGCCGGCATGAAAAGAGCCAAAGAGATGGGCGCGGAATATGCCCTGAAAACCCGGACCGATCAGCGATTTTACAGCCCTTCCTGTCTGGAATATTTCATCAACCTGCAAAAATCTTTTCCCATTCCGCCCGGTTACGGGCAAAAAGAAAGAATTATCGGCATCAGCCTGGATACTTTCCGCAACCGGCTGCACGAGATTTCCGATATGCTGGTTTTCGGGCAGATCGACGATATGCTTATTTACTGGAATATCCCGCTGGAAACTCCGGAATACGCCGCCGCTTTAGCGGCCGAAAACGCCAAAGTTGCCGCCGGAAAAAGAGAGGCGATCAAAGAAGGCGAATTCCCTTTATGCGAAAAAAAATTTACCGCCCATTTTTTGACAGCGATCGGCCGACCGCCCATTTGGACTCGCGAGGATTCCTATCAAACCCTGGCCGATCATTTCTGCATCGTCGATGCCGACGACCTGGATCTTTACTGGCATAAATACGCCCGCCTGCGCGAACGCCGCCATTATTTTTACGATCAGGAAAATTCCGGCGATAAACAAGAATTATCTTTCGCCGAGTGGCTGAACATCTATTCCGCCTTCCATAATAAAAATTAA